One stretch of Deinococcus metalli DNA includes these proteins:
- a CDS encoding sugar phosphate isomerase/epimerase family protein has translation MNRLDRLGLAVMQPELDRHAEWLMHGARDIELQDLCESVELMDGEWSALARRQVALLQHHRGRIGVHAPFWNMHLDALDPQIRRVVQGRYLLGLDFTEAVGGQWLVVHSPFYFWGHLMVQHRRTLSQEIGLAQLTLEPVLARAAELGVTIVIENILDRDPAPLLALVASFGSPHVRVSVDTGHAHVGAQHGGLSAQGWLTQTAPLLGHVHVQDNDGSADEHLAPGEGTVHWPGVLRALRATTTDPALVLEVVPEHVDAAVRWIQALPAPTVIPEPTL, from the coding sequence ATGAACCGCCTGGACCGGCTGGGCCTGGCGGTCATGCAGCCCGAACTGGACCGTCACGCCGAGTGGCTGATGCACGGCGCGCGCGACATCGAGCTGCAGGACCTGTGCGAGAGCGTGGAGCTGATGGACGGCGAGTGGTCGGCGCTGGCCCGGCGGCAGGTCGCGCTGCTCCAGCACCACCGGGGCCGCATCGGCGTGCACGCGCCGTTCTGGAACATGCACCTGGACGCCCTCGATCCGCAGATCCGGCGGGTCGTGCAGGGCCGCTACCTGCTGGGTCTGGACTTCACCGAGGCGGTGGGCGGGCAGTGGCTGGTCGTGCACTCGCCGTTCTACTTCTGGGGCCACCTGATGGTGCAGCACCGCCGCACGCTGAGTCAGGAGATCGGCCTGGCCCAGCTGACGCTGGAGCCGGTGCTGGCCCGCGCCGCCGAGCTGGGCGTGACCATCGTCATCGAGAACATCCTCGACCGGGACCCGGCGCCGCTGCTGGCGCTGGTGGCGTCGTTCGGCTCGCCGCATGTGCGCGTGAGCGTCGACACCGGTCACGCCCACGTGGGTGCCCAGCACGGCGGCCTGAGCGCGCAGGGCTGGCTGACCCAGACCGCGCCGCTGCTCGGGCACGTGCACGTGCAGGACAACGACGGCAGCGCCGACGAGCACCTCGCACCCGGCGAGGGCACGGTGCACTGGCCCGGCGTGCTGCGCGCCCTGCGGGCCACGACCACCGATCCGGCCCTGGTGCTGGAGGTCGTGCCGGAGCACGTGGACGCGGCCGTCCGCTGGATTCAGGCGCTGCCTGCCCCCACGGTCATTCCCGAACCCACCCTCTGA
- a CDS encoding AAA family ATPase, translated as MTPDAADLTPLRPDAVTQAAARLRALLFEVKTVIVGQDLLLERLLVALLARGHVLVEGVPGLAKTLTIQTTAQAIGATFKRIQFTPDLVPADLIGTRIYNQQTGEFQVELGPVFAQLILADEINRAPAKIQSALLEAMQERQVTIGTRTFALPDPFLVLATQNPIESEGTYFLPEAQVDRFMFKVLVGYPGVHEEITIVERVSQSFAPVTEQLSADELRALQRMADQVYVPPAVTEYAVTLARATRAPADVGLPDLQRMIAYGASPRGSVNLILGAKALAIVRGREYVLPEDVRDLAPDVLRHRVIPSYEGLAEETRTEDLVSRVIAAVPLPRVHMGDPHGSRPPDRPRDDLS; from the coding sequence GTGACGCCCGACGCCGCCGACCTGACGCCGCTGCGGCCGGACGCGGTCACGCAGGCCGCCGCCCGGCTGCGCGCGCTGCTGTTCGAGGTCAAGACGGTGATCGTCGGGCAGGACTTGCTGCTCGAGCGGCTGCTGGTGGCGCTGCTCGCCCGCGGGCACGTGCTGGTCGAGGGCGTGCCGGGTCTGGCCAAGACCCTCACCATCCAGACCACCGCGCAGGCCATCGGGGCCACCTTCAAGCGCATCCAGTTCACGCCGGACCTGGTGCCCGCGGACCTGATCGGCACGCGCATCTACAACCAGCAGACGGGCGAGTTCCAGGTCGAGCTGGGGCCGGTGTTCGCGCAGCTGATCCTGGCGGACGAGATCAACCGTGCGCCCGCGAAGATCCAGTCGGCGCTGCTGGAGGCCATGCAGGAACGGCAGGTGACCATCGGTACCCGGACCTTTGCGCTCCCCGATCCCTTCCTGGTGCTCGCCACGCAGAACCCCATCGAGTCCGAGGGCACGTACTTCCTGCCGGAAGCGCAGGTGGACCGCTTCATGTTCAAGGTGCTGGTCGGCTACCCCGGCGTACACGAGGAGATCACCATCGTGGAGCGGGTCTCGCAGTCGTTCGCGCCCGTGACCGAGCAGCTCTCGGCTGACGAGCTGCGGGCGCTGCAGCGCATGGCCGATCAGGTGTACGTGCCCCCGGCCGTGACCGAGTACGCGGTGACGCTGGCCCGCGCCACGCGCGCTCCGGCCGACGTCGGGCTGCCGGACCTCCAGCGCATGATCGCCTACGGCGCCAGTCCGCGCGGCAGCGTGAACCTGATCCTGGGCGCCAAGGCGCTCGCCATTGTGCGTGGCCGCGAGTACGTGCTGCCCGAGGACGTACGCGACCTCGCGCCGGACGTGCTGCGCCACCGCGTCATTCCGTCGTACGAGGGTCTGGCCGAGGAGACCAGAACCGAGGACCTGGTGAGTCGCGTGATCGCCGCCGTGCCCCTGCCGCGCGTGCACATGGGCGATCCGCACGGCAGCCGCCCGCCGGACAGGCCGCGCGATGACCTTTCTTAG
- a CDS encoding DUF58 domain-containing protein encodes MTFLRRRPARPAPPPPRPEGRPPPELPAQLLRRLEFQVVRRLDGVLFGDYRGLFYGPSLDLAEVREYQPGDEVRRIDWNVTARSGRLHVRQYQEERELTTWLLVDTSASMAFGTRRSSKRDVAREFAGVAALIVTRHGDRLGALTFGPGAGVATPGRGRAQALAVLALLSRPAPASPRAGDAPTLEAALSSAGRVMRRRSLVFVVSDFLEDVPGSGSGWTGALGRLAQRHDVVAVRISDPAERALPDVGGLRVRDPETGEELWLDTSDPQVRAAHARLVAQRDRDLRRALRAARVDLLDLSTERDPVGPLLRFTAVRRGQRP; translated from the coding sequence ATGACCTTTCTTAGGCGCCGGCCCGCCCGACCGGCCCCGCCCCCGCCGCGCCCCGAGGGCCGGCCGCCGCCGGAACTGCCGGCCCAGCTGCTGCGCCGCCTGGAATTCCAGGTGGTGCGCCGCCTGGACGGTGTTCTGTTCGGCGATTACCGCGGGCTGTTCTACGGTCCCAGCCTGGACCTCGCCGAGGTGCGCGAGTACCAGCCGGGCGACGAGGTGCGCCGCATCGACTGGAACGTCACGGCGCGCAGCGGCCGGCTGCACGTGCGGCAGTATCAGGAAGAGCGCGAGCTGACCACGTGGCTGCTCGTCGACACCTCCGCGTCCATGGCCTTCGGCACCCGCCGCAGCTCCAAGCGCGATGTGGCGCGCGAATTCGCTGGTGTAGCGGCCCTGATCGTCACGCGGCACGGTGACCGGCTGGGCGCGCTCACCTTCGGGCCGGGCGCCGGCGTGGCCACGCCGGGTCGCGGGCGGGCGCAGGCGCTGGCCGTGCTGGCGCTGCTGTCCCGCCCGGCGCCGGCCAGCCCACGCGCCGGCGACGCCCCCACCCTGGAAGCGGCCCTGAGCAGCGCCGGCCGCGTGATGCGCCGGCGCTCGCTGGTCTTCGTGGTCTCGGACTTTCTGGAGGACGTGCCCGGCAGCGGTTCCGGCTGGACCGGCGCGCTGGGCCGGCTGGCGCAGCGGCACGATGTGGTGGCCGTGCGGATCTCGGACCCAGCCGAGCGGGCCCTGCCGGATGTGGGCGGCCTGCGCGTGCGCGACCCGGAGACCGGCGAGGAGTTGTGGCTGGACACCTCGGACCCGCAGGTGCGCGCCGCGCACGCGCGGCTGGTGGCGCAGCGCGACCGCGACCTGCGCCGCGCCCTGCGGGCCGCGCGGGTGGACCTACTGGACCTGAGCACCGAACGCGATCCGGTCGGGCCGCTGCTGCGCTTCACGGCCGTGCGCCGGGGGCAGCGGCCATGA
- a CDS encoding VWA domain-containing protein, with product MTFDAPLLLWLLVLLPLTLVALRAWARQRARRRRAYADPALLEGALHDAPARYTRWPQALQVGALGLLLLGAAQPVAPLPLPSNQAAVMVALDTSRSMLADDVRPTRLAAAEDVIRQFLRVAPASTRIGFLTFSDRAAVLVAPTTDRQAVVAALERVRPAQATSLAGALVGAVRALPGRGDAKPPPELEGGPSTAAAAPQGPFPPGAVLLLSDGISNRGGSPLIAARFASTYGVKVYAVALGREGGAVSQIGGQLVFVPFDSGGLQRLAQLTGGEFLETPEPGELQGIFRSLGTVIRWVATDLALSAPLAALAAALLIVGGGLGLRWHRRVP from the coding sequence ATGACCTTCGACGCGCCGCTGTTGCTGTGGCTGCTGGTCCTGCTGCCGCTGACCCTCGTGGCGTTGCGCGCGTGGGCGCGCCAGCGCGCCCGGCGCCGGCGCGCGTACGCCGACCCGGCGCTGCTGGAGGGCGCCCTGCACGACGCCCCGGCCCGCTACACCCGCTGGCCGCAGGCGCTGCAGGTGGGCGCGCTGGGCCTGCTGCTGCTGGGCGCCGCCCAGCCGGTCGCGCCGCTGCCCCTGCCCAGCAACCAGGCGGCCGTGATGGTCGCGCTGGACACCTCGCGCTCCATGCTCGCCGACGACGTCCGTCCGACCCGGCTGGCCGCCGCCGAGGACGTGATCCGGCAGTTCCTGCGCGTGGCCCCGGCCTCCACCCGCATCGGGTTCCTGACCTTCTCGGACCGCGCGGCGGTGCTGGTCGCGCCCACCACGGACCGGCAGGCGGTGGTGGCCGCGCTGGAACGTGTGCGGCCCGCGCAGGCGACCTCGCTGGCCGGCGCGCTGGTGGGCGCGGTCCGGGCGCTGCCGGGCCGCGGGGACGCCAAGCCCCCGCCGGAGCTGGAGGGCGGCCCCAGCACCGCCGCCGCGGCGCCACAGGGGCCGTTTCCGCCGGGCGCGGTGCTGCTGCTGTCGGACGGCATCTCCAACCGGGGCGGCAGTCCGCTGATCGCCGCGCGCTTCGCCTCGACATACGGCGTGAAGGTGTACGCCGTGGCGCTCGGCCGCGAGGGCGGCGCCGTCAGCCAGATCGGGGGACAGCTCGTGTTCGTGCCCTTCGACAGTGGGGGCCTGCAGCGCCTGGCGCAGCTCACGGGCGGCGAGTTTCTGGAGACCCCCGAGCCCGGTGAACTCCAGGGCATCTTCCGCAGCCTGGGCACCGTCATCCGCTGGGTGGCCACCGACCTGGCGCTCAGCGCTCCCCTGGCCGCGCTGGCCGCCGCGCTGCTGATCGTGGGCGGCGGCCTGGGCCTGCGCTGGCACCGGAGGGTCCCGTGA
- a CDS encoding vWA domain-containing protein, with product MTFTWPWALAALLLLPLLVWAYLRGLPRPARSVAIHPDLALLARAQGRPRPLHRHLPALLYLGAVALALLALSRPQAPWPLPDDRTAIMLVMDVSRSMQAQDIEPSRFVAAQEAARTFVKSLPPGTRVGLASFSGSTLLNAPPTRRHTEVLSAIDGLTLGFSTAIGDGLLEGLNALSGGTGDSGTGPSPAARPPAAIVLLSDGRNNSGTDPLQAATRVKASGIKVYTVGLGTANGSLRSSRWSTPGRGFDAATLRQIAATTGGRYYEARSAEELSTVYREMGRSLAWKVEQREVSGIVGALAALLLLGSLGLSEVSTRRLL from the coding sequence GTGACCTTCACGTGGCCGTGGGCGCTGGCCGCGCTGCTGCTGCTGCCGTTGCTGGTGTGGGCGTACCTGCGGGGCCTGCCGCGCCCGGCGCGTTCGGTCGCCATCCACCCGGACCTGGCGCTGCTGGCGCGCGCCCAGGGCCGGCCACGGCCGCTGCACCGCCACCTGCCCGCCCTGCTGTATCTGGGCGCAGTGGCGCTGGCGCTGCTGGCCCTGAGCCGTCCGCAGGCCCCGTGGCCGCTGCCGGACGACCGCACGGCGATCATGCTGGTGATGGACGTGTCGCGGTCGATGCAGGCGCAGGACATCGAACCCAGCCGGTTCGTGGCTGCCCAGGAGGCCGCGCGCACCTTCGTGAAGTCCCTGCCGCCGGGCACCCGGGTGGGCCTGGCGTCCTTTTCCGGGTCGACCCTGCTGAACGCGCCGCCCACCCGCCGCCACACCGAGGTGCTGAGCGCCATCGACGGCCTGACGCTGGGCTTCAGCACCGCCATTGGGGACGGTCTGCTCGAGGGCCTGAACGCCCTGAGCGGCGGGACCGGCGACAGCGGGACCGGGCCGTCCCCGGCGGCCCGGCCGCCCGCCGCCATCGTGCTGCTGTCCGACGGGCGCAACAACAGCGGCACGGACCCCCTCCAGGCGGCCACCCGCGTGAAGGCCAGCGGCATCAAGGTGTACACCGTCGGGCTGGGCACCGCCAACGGGTCCCTGCGCAGCAGCCGCTGGAGCACGCCCGGCCGGGGGTTCGACGCGGCCACCCTGCGCCAGATCGCCGCCACGACCGGGGGCCGCTACTACGAGGCGCGCTCGGCCGAGGAACTCAGCACGGTGTACCGCGAGATGGGCCGCTCGCTGGCGTGGAAGGTCGAGCAGCGCGAGGTCTCCGGCATCGTTGGGGCGCTGGCCGCGCTGCTGCTGCTCGGCAGCCTGGGGCTGTCCGAGGTCTCGACCCGCCGCCTGCTGTGA
- a CDS encoding ATP-binding protein — protein MDTTQQPSLISVALLGPPEVTVGAQVSPPATDAALWLLALLASSAQPVAREEILELLYPDAEEAAARNRLRQMLHRVRARPWGAGVVATTGDVQWRASSDVRTFRDACAAGRWAEALEVYRGPLLGSLRPAELPAFEAWLDLERDDLHQLWIDAALCHAEELEGRGQPGAARSWLDRVMTVSPYHEEAVQASLRCAARLNDVPGAAAVYDRFRTQLRRELGLAPAEATTALYEAVRAGHGVAAEAVMAGAGRSSIIGRQEELDVLLARMTDPACRLLTVTGPGGAGKTRVALELLHRSGPRPGGVHFVPLEAATTVPEVVSALATALGLAAGGAESPEAQVIAALQAGASLLALDNLEHLLGGEARAGVLALLTRMLAAAPGAQLIATSRIRLGLQDEWVTLLGGLDLPAAPTLDAAAQSGAVRLFLERARRAQPTLALTPQTLPALLTVVDATGGLPLALELTAGWLGALTLDDVADELRRGLDDVGSEAPDRPARHRSLRAAFDHSWALLPHGAQVVLARLSVCRSGLDLGAARAVGGSGLPTLLVLGDHSLLARDRSGRYALHAAIREFAAARLRALPAELAAATAAHAAYYAGLARDAAPQLHGPEQQAWLSRLQLEHDNLRAAMAHLLTAGDAAGALGLAADLQWFWYVRGHHREGYANLTAALALPGGPGPLRVRALSAAGGLARDLGQYEDARAHLDGALALARTLGLGTLEAHAHHGLALLDRELGQLNNARAHLAAAEALQRAGQDVWGLATTLNDLGVAWALQGEMTRAGALFQESLDLKQRIGDRQGVAYALANLGNVSDTLADFQRLTEQSLEIKRDLGDRQGVANSLFNLADLHVNAGELEVARTQLTEALQLFAQIGRHRGTVAALMEFAKLTAAEGDDRQCVLLAGAADALARAAGVTVQGVNISTVLEHARQRCGADADAVYLRGQLLPLAEAIQQAITPSRTTLTAT, from the coding sequence GTGGACACGACGCAGCAACCATCCCTGATCTCCGTGGCGCTGCTCGGCCCGCCGGAGGTGACCGTGGGCGCCCAGGTGTCGCCGCCGGCGACGGACGCGGCGCTGTGGCTGCTCGCGCTGCTGGCCAGCTCGGCCCAGCCGGTGGCGCGCGAGGAGATCCTCGAGCTGCTGTACCCGGACGCCGAGGAGGCCGCCGCCCGCAACCGCCTGCGCCAGATGCTGCACCGCGTGCGCGCCCGCCCGTGGGGCGCGGGCGTGGTCGCCACCACCGGCGACGTGCAGTGGCGCGCGTCCAGCGACGTCCGCACCTTCCGCGACGCGTGTGCGGCCGGGCGCTGGGCCGAGGCGCTCGAGGTGTACCGTGGGCCGCTGCTCGGCTCCCTGCGGCCCGCCGAGTTGCCGGCCTTCGAGGCGTGGCTCGACCTGGAGCGGGACGACCTGCACCAGCTGTGGATTGACGCGGCCCTGTGCCACGCGGAGGAACTCGAGGGCCGCGGGCAGCCCGGCGCGGCCCGGTCGTGGCTGGACCGGGTCATGACGGTCAGTCCGTACCACGAGGAGGCGGTGCAGGCCAGCCTGCGCTGCGCGGCCCGCCTGAACGACGTGCCGGGCGCGGCGGCGGTGTACGACCGGTTCCGCACGCAGCTGCGCCGGGAACTGGGCCTGGCGCCGGCCGAGGCGACCACTGCGCTGTACGAGGCGGTCCGGGCCGGTCACGGGGTCGCCGCGGAGGCGGTCATGGCCGGCGCGGGCCGGTCGTCCATCATCGGCCGGCAGGAGGAACTCGACGTTCTGCTGGCCCGCATGACTGATCCGGCGTGCCGACTGCTGACCGTGACCGGCCCCGGCGGAGCGGGCAAGACGCGCGTGGCGCTGGAACTCCTGCACCGCAGCGGGCCGCGGCCGGGCGGCGTGCACTTCGTTCCGCTGGAGGCCGCCACGACAGTGCCGGAGGTGGTCTCGGCCCTCGCCACGGCGCTGGGGCTGGCGGCCGGGGGCGCCGAGTCGCCGGAAGCGCAGGTGATCGCGGCGCTCCAGGCCGGGGCGTCGCTGCTGGCGCTGGACAACCTCGAACACCTGCTGGGCGGCGAGGCGCGGGCCGGTGTGCTGGCCCTGCTCACGCGCATGCTGGCCGCGGCGCCGGGTGCGCAGCTCATCGCCACGTCCCGCATCCGCCTGGGCCTGCAAGACGAGTGGGTGACGCTGCTGGGCGGCCTGGACCTGCCGGCCGCGCCGACCCTGGACGCGGCCGCGCAGTCCGGGGCGGTGCGGCTGTTCCTGGAACGCGCCCGGCGTGCCCAGCCGACCCTGGCGCTCACCCCGCAGACCCTGCCGGCGCTGCTGACGGTGGTGGACGCCACGGGGGGGCTGCCGCTGGCGCTGGAACTCACCGCCGGGTGGCTGGGCGCGCTCACGCTGGACGACGTGGCGGACGAACTGCGCCGCGGCCTGGACGACGTGGGGAGCGAGGCCCCGGACCGCCCGGCGCGGCACCGCAGCCTGCGGGCGGCCTTCGATCACTCGTGGGCGCTGCTGCCCCACGGCGCGCAGGTGGTGCTGGCGCGGCTGTCGGTGTGCCGGAGCGGCCTCGACCTGGGCGCCGCCCGGGCCGTGGGCGGCAGCGGCCTGCCGACCCTGCTGGTGCTGGGCGACCACTCGCTGCTCGCCCGCGACCGCAGCGGCCGCTACGCGCTGCACGCGGCGATCCGGGAATTCGCGGCCGCGCGGCTGCGCGCCCTGCCGGCCGAGCTCGCGGCCGCCACGGCCGCGCACGCCGCCTACTACGCCGGCCTCGCGCGCGACGCGGCGCCGCAACTCCACGGTCCCGAGCAGCAGGCGTGGCTGTCGCGCCTGCAACTCGAGCACGACAACCTGCGTGCGGCCATGGCGCACCTGCTCACCGCCGGCGACGCGGCCGGGGCGCTGGGGCTGGCCGCCGACCTGCAGTGGTTCTGGTATGTCCGCGGCCACCACCGCGAGGGCTACGCGAACCTCACCGCGGCCCTCGCGCTGCCGGGCGGTCCCGGGCCGCTGCGGGTGCGGGCGCTCAGCGCGGCCGGCGGCCTGGCGCGCGATCTGGGCCAGTACGAGGACGCCCGCGCCCACCTGGACGGCGCGCTCGCGCTCGCCCGGACGCTGGGGCTGGGCACGCTGGAGGCCCACGCGCACCACGGCCTGGCGCTGCTGGACCGGGAACTCGGCCAGCTGAACAACGCGCGGGCGCACCTCGCGGCGGCCGAGGCGCTGCAACGCGCCGGCCAGGACGTGTGGGGCCTGGCGACCACCCTCAACGACCTCGGGGTCGCGTGGGCCCTGCAGGGCGAGATGACCCGGGCGGGCGCGCTCTTCCAGGAGAGCCTGGACCTCAAGCAGCGCATCGGGGACCGGCAGGGCGTGGCGTACGCGCTGGCGAACCTCGGGAACGTCTCCGACACCCTGGCCGACTTCCAGCGCCTGACCGAGCAGAGCCTGGAGATCAAGCGCGACCTCGGCGACCGCCAGGGCGTGGCGAATTCGCTGTTCAACCTCGCGGACCTGCACGTCAACGCCGGTGAACTGGAGGTGGCCCGCACGCAGCTCACCGAGGCGCTGCAGCTGTTCGCGCAGATCGGCCGCCACCGCGGCACCGTGGCCGCCCTGATGGAATTCGCCAAGCTCACCGCCGCCGAGGGCGATGACCGGCAGTGCGTGCTGCTGGCCGGCGCCGCGGACGCCCTGGCGCGGGCGGCCGGCGTGACCGTGCAGGGCGTGAACATCAGCACGGTGCTCGAGCACGCGCGGCAGCGCTGCGGCGCCGACGCGGACGCCGTGTACCTGCGGGGCCAGCTGCTGCCCCTGGCCGAGGCAATCCAGCAGGCCATAACGCCGTCCAGGACGACGCTCACCGCCACGTAA
- a CDS encoding LamG-like jellyroll fold domain-containing protein, whose amino-acid sequence MNRHVLTCLLAADLIRPRRPHLHAGITLSVALGTGMLVGCGSSPSTTTPTPQPGAPTAPGGFKVSASSATSVTLSWSAVSGATGYVLERKAGSGSFQQIAAPAADATSYVDSGLSAGTTYVYRLKVKTAAGESAFTSDLSALPSAAGVDTDGDGISDADEVAGYDVTVKEAGVEKKTYHVTSDPAKKDTDGDGLTDGQERALFTDPGKADTDDDGLSDPQEINTLASDPNDRDTDGDAQGNPALFDGQEVNTYGTSPTLRDSDGDKYSDYEEIIVRGGVYNPLVANTPRLELSVATAPSIDLNVTRTTDNSLVKSHTATLSLGTQDSRSVTDTQSQQVTAELSATLGAEVSGGTDGFNAKVSASVTATAGYGYEKTASYTTDSVRSAQQTAEDALSESSAAGTALSGGKLKVGFTVKNTGDISFKLDNLQITALRRDPANPGKYLVVGGLTTSANQAVLASAQSTGILPATVDLNSDLAVALMERPQDLLFQFSTYNLKDDQDRDFQFLKETTNAQTALVVIDYGNGDVVRERVATNVERQGGRIVGVKLSKVLKDILKLRYATSTTPGGVQVLKSLQDTGANFKGDVSSGVSDHSVWAVVGSNDLNVAPNTNFDDITLTQNSEIRVLRVQDKDQDKLLANEEYVYGSSDTKADTDGDGLSDYDEARVGWDVTTAALVKGYPRHVYANPAAADSDGDSLNDAQEKAKGTDPLNPDTDRDGDGDATDPKPLDLGVTSNAAPVVNSATAAIGTVGTPERVTLSGMASDVNNNLSSVTVDWGDSSPVSMVTSAPASYTAAHDYAASGSYTVTVTARDSAGLTSAPRTQTVNVTNFKTGLKAFYPMEARGTDASGAGLNAAMTGSACVATTMDRWSVGAQATLFNLNTTAGCGGDASGGMTTPNLALRTPFSVSFWVKPDADHAGQDSWLVGQQGDAAVAYLGSVHGHTGASRKVSFAISGSGGDLRVTDPQEVSTSAWTHYVAVVNASASTTVTLYRNGVAVNTASKAQTYVLSTNNVWFVAGGSAGSNNNSGDALYYGGFDDLRFYTRALAPYEADALNRFERFPK is encoded by the coding sequence ATGAACCGACACGTGCTCACCTGCCTGCTTGCCGCCGACCTGATCCGTCCCCGCCGTCCCCACCTCCACGCCGGCATCACCCTGAGCGTCGCCCTCGGGACGGGCATGCTCGTGGGCTGCGGCTCGTCGCCCAGCACCACCACGCCCACCCCGCAGCCCGGCGCGCCCACGGCGCCCGGCGGCTTCAAGGTCAGCGCCAGCAGCGCGACCAGCGTCACCCTGTCGTGGTCGGCCGTGTCCGGCGCCACCGGGTACGTCCTGGAGCGCAAGGCTGGCAGCGGGTCCTTCCAGCAGATCGCCGCTCCCGCCGCCGACGCGACCTCCTACGTGGATAGCGGCCTGAGCGCCGGCACCACCTACGTGTACCGCCTGAAGGTGAAGACCGCGGCCGGCGAGAGCGCCTTTACCTCCGACCTGTCGGCGTTGCCCAGCGCGGCCGGCGTGGACACCGACGGCGACGGCATCTCCGACGCGGACGAGGTGGCCGGCTACGACGTCACCGTCAAGGAGGCCGGCGTCGAGAAGAAGACGTACCACGTGACCTCCGACCCGGCGAAGAAGGACACCGACGGCGATGGCCTGACCGACGGACAGGAGCGCGCCCTGTTCACCGACCCGGGCAAGGCCGACACCGACGACGACGGCCTGAGCGACCCGCAGGAGATCAACACCTTGGCCAGCGACCCCAACGACCGCGACACCGACGGCGACGCCCAGGGCAACCCCGCGCTGTTCGACGGCCAGGAGGTCAACACCTACGGCACCTCGCCCACCCTCAGGGACTCGGACGGCGACAAGTACAGCGACTACGAGGAGATCATCGTGCGCGGCGGGGTGTACAACCCGCTGGTCGCCAACACGCCCCGGCTGGAGCTGTCGGTCGCCACGGCGCCCAGCATCGATTTGAACGTCACGCGGACCACCGACAACTCGCTGGTGAAGTCCCACACCGCCACGCTGTCGCTGGGCACGCAGGACAGCCGCAGCGTGACCGATACCCAGTCGCAGCAGGTCACAGCGGAACTGAGCGCCACCCTGGGCGCCGAGGTCAGCGGCGGCACCGACGGCTTCAACGCCAAGGTCAGCGCGTCCGTCACGGCCACCGCCGGCTACGGGTACGAGAAGACCGCCAGCTACACCACCGACTCGGTGCGCAGCGCCCAGCAGACTGCCGAGGACGCCCTGTCGGAGAGCAGCGCCGCCGGCACCGCGCTGTCGGGCGGCAAGCTGAAGGTGGGCTTCACGGTGAAGAACACCGGCGACATCTCGTTCAAGCTCGACAACCTGCAGATCACCGCCCTGCGGCGCGACCCGGCCAACCCCGGCAAGTACCTGGTGGTGGGCGGTCTGACCACCAGCGCGAATCAGGCGGTGCTCGCCAGCGCCCAGTCGACCGGCATCCTGCCCGCGACCGTGGACCTGAACTCCGACCTGGCGGTCGCCCTGATGGAGCGGCCGCAGGACCTGCTGTTCCAGTTCAGCACCTATAACCTCAAGGACGACCAGGACCGCGACTTCCAGTTCCTGAAGGAGACCACCAACGCCCAGACCGCCCTGGTGGTCATCGACTACGGCAACGGCGACGTGGTGCGCGAGCGGGTGGCGACCAATGTCGAGCGCCAGGGCGGACGCATCGTCGGCGTCAAGCTCAGCAAGGTGCTGAAAGACATCCTCAAGCTGCGCTACGCCACCTCGACCACGCCGGGCGGCGTGCAGGTGCTCAAGTCGCTGCAGGACACCGGCGCCAACTTCAAGGGCGACGTGTCCAGCGGCGTGTCCGACCACTCGGTGTGGGCGGTCGTGGGCTCGAACGACCTGAACGTCGCGCCGAACACCAACTTCGACGACATCACGCTGACGCAGAACAGCGAGATCCGTGTGCTGCGCGTGCAGGACAAGGATCAGGACAAGCTGCTCGCCAACGAGGAGTACGTCTACGGCAGCTCCGACACCAAGGCCGACACCGATGGCGACGGCCTGAGCGATTACGACGAGGCCCGCGTCGGCTGGGACGTGACCACCGCCGCCCTGGTCAAGGGCTACCCGCGGCACGTGTACGCCAACCCGGCCGCGGCGGACAGCGATGGAGACAGCCTGAATGACGCGCAGGAGAAGGCGAAGGGCACCGATCCCCTGAACCCTGACACCGACCGCGACGGCGACGGCGACGCGACCGATCCCAAGCCGCTCGATCTGGGCGTGACGTCCAACGCCGCGCCGGTTGTGAACTCGGCCACCGCCGCCATCGGGACGGTCGGTACGCCCGAACGCGTCACGCTGAGCGGCATGGCCAGCGACGTGAACAACAACCTGTCCAGCGTGACCGTCGACTGGGGCGACAGCTCACCGGTCAGCATGGTCACCAGCGCTCCCGCGTCCTACACGGCCGCCCACGACTACGCCGCCAGCGGCAGCTACACGGTGACCGTCACGGCCAGGGATTCGGCCGGCCTGACCAGCGCCCCCAGGACGCAGACCGTGAACGTGACCAACTTCAAGACCGGCCTGAAGGCGTTCTACCCCATGGAGGCGCGCGGCACCGACGCGAGCGGCGCCGGCCTGAACGCCGCCATGACCGGCTCGGCGTGCGTGGCGACCACCATGGACCGCTGGAGTGTGGGCGCGCAGGCCACGCTGTTCAACCTCAACACCACCGCCGGGTGCGGCGGCGACGCCTCCGGCGGCATGACCACCCCCAATCTCGCGCTGCGGACGCCGTTCTCGGTGAGCTTCTGGGTCAAGCCGGACGCCGATCACGCCGGGCAGGACAGCTGGCTGGTCGGGCAGCAGGGCGACGCGGCAGTCGCGTACCTGGGCTCCGTGCACGGCCACACCGGCGCCTCCCGCAAGGTCAGCTTTGCGATCAGTGGCAGCGGCGGAGACCTCCGGGTCACGGACCCGCAGGAGGTCTCCACCTCCGCGTGGACGCACTACGTGGCTGTGGTCAATGCCAGTGCCAGCACCACAGTCACGCTCTACCGCAACGGCGTGGCCGTGAATACCGCCAGCAAGGCACAGACCTACGTCCTGTCGACCAACAACGTGTGGTTCGTCGCGGGCGGATCGGCCGGCTCCAACAACAACTCCGGTGACGCCCTGTACTACGGCGGCTTCGACGACCTGCGCTTCTACACCCGCGCCCTCGCGCCGTACGAGGCGGACGCCCTGAACCGGTTCGAGCGCTTCCCCAAATAA